One window from the genome of Malus domestica chromosome 01, GDT2T_hap1 encodes:
- the LOC139194934 gene encoding toll/interleukin-1 receptor-like protein yields the protein MAVSSSSSVSDVRRWKYDVFVSFGHQDTGRDFVSHLIRAFNQKSISTPVDAEGICRDDCPSEELPDAVQHSRLFIVVFSKGYADSRCRLEELVQMLNCVDKNNQKLLPVFYRVDPSDVRRATGAFAEAFQKYECNRVDEEEVPRWRSALTSASNYFGWYLPYYRNEADVIEEIVQSVFDKLICFSSYGSRRKYDVFLNFRGTDTRKSFVVHLYKALYLKVINTFMDGEELEKATAFRIS from the exons ATggctgtttcttcttcttcttcagtatCTGACGTCCGTCGTTGGAAATATGATGTCTTCGTCAGTTTCGGACACCAAGACACCGGCAGGGATTTTGTCAGCCATCTGATCAGAGCTTTCAATCAGAAATCAATCAGTACACCCGTGGATGCTGAAGGTATTTGCAGAGACGACTGCCCTTCGGAGGAGCTCCCAGACGCCGTCCAACATTCGAGGCTTTTTATTGTAGTTTTTTCTAAAGGATACGCTGATTCCAGATGTCGCCTCGAAGAACTGGTCCAAATGCTGAACTGCGTGGATAAAAATAACCAGAAGTTGTTGCCCGTTTTCTATAGAGTAGATCCGTCTGATGTTCGTAGAGCCACCGGAGCTTTTGCGGAAGCTTTTCAGAAATACGAGTGCAATCGCGTCGACGAGGAAGAGGTGCCGAGATGGAGATCCGCTCTAACTAGTGCCAGCAATTATTTTGGCTGGTATCTCCCATATTATag GAATGAAGCCGACGTGATCGAGGAAATCGTACAAAGTGTTTTTGATAAATTGATCTGCTTCTCATCGTATGGCAGTCGTCGGAAATATGATGTATTTCTCAACTTTAGAGGTACAGACACTCGCAAGAGTTTTGTCGTCCATCTCTACAAAGCTCTGTATCTAAAAGTAATCAACACCTTCATGGATGGTGAAGAGTTAGAAAAGGCAACAGCATTTCGGATCTCCTGA